One genomic window of Aethina tumida isolate Nest 87 chromosome 3, icAetTumi1.1, whole genome shotgun sequence includes the following:
- the LOC109607730 gene encoding PH and SEC7 domain-containing protein-like isoform X6, whose protein sequence is MADELSVVLNRNENSGSGFGFSLLRKPGVPPIIYDISHDSPAAASGKVEVGDIILKVNEIDVNLFNTKEDPKNKETVQRHLLSATGVDAPGANCGNAAPLAAVHGTKSNREPESASDDSGDKVNANRRHAAQANGSCAEREPLLADDQNDFQTKAENERLQWQPLGSDVGDKSNQPKCEAYMMTGEHILKISNTTQTQKIIPKKQKKVENLRYHNSHTHHLRHQPQVTQYNSNSVPNSPNEMELGHHRSASATAATGNHCASAASSAASSPVNANRKDYSQQQQQQQQQQHTPTDLYTHGGYVRNSRSEDQLQATIDQDRCLPGGAVHTVADCDEDVASSLNTLLDTRPESAGSGSSGAKDPNGDRIVWTYNAPLADQHRFQHALSNGSSSSHSNTSPTSSSPLHSGSPASPTSVSSSVMSSQSGSRRLPLPLSNGPHSSGNAHHDYSEAISNISSPDYHEEDSSVGIRDCVMEISDHSDSDSTLLVSEPRQRPQQQQQQQGNDHRIVIQVKGPEKDRGRADVYGYQVSEIHHYVDSYGGECDQGELGDVSGYRQERTSSSPQSSEDESDVDSLHSFQYSPKAVDIPSAIRLAKRLYSLDGFKKSDVSRHLSKNNDFSRAVAEEYVKYFEFQDDTVDIALRKFLKQFSLTGETQERERVLIHFSKRYLDCNPGSFNSQDAVHTLTCAIMLLNTDLHGQNISRKMTISEFIDNLVGLNEGENFPRDVLKALYQAIKNYPLEWALDEETDDGRLQSEMTNYETVNIGGNPFLNIPMQANAIDYKKGYVMRKCCYEANAKRSLCCIFLAPFHKRSWKMFYCTLRDLVLYLHKDENGFRKNQMGDSLHNAIRIHHALATKANDYTKKQYVFRVQTADQAEYLFQTSDSKELQSWIDNINFVCASYSAPPLEAAVGSQKKFQRPLLPCSHTKLNLREQLADHEERVCRLEATLEEHRKSPPEKGTKSLIVQNYKEKEAYLTYEIKRYKTYSYMLRSKISQLPEFGVSLAENSIGEAEEQSLGASSVTLIEGPASGGIVPPPIPDRQTPPTNRYSYRQAIYSRNAAAEGGADADIG, encoded by the exons ATGGCTGATGAGTTATCGGTAGTGCTGAACCGTAACGAGAACTCGGGCTCCGGATTCGGTTTCTCGCTGCTGCGTAAGCCCGGGGTGCCGCCAATAATCTACGATATATCGCACGACTCTCCGGCCGCCGCAAGTGGAAAG gtGGAAGTCGgcgatataattttaaaagtaaacgaAATCGACGTCAACTTGTTTAACACGAAAGAAG ATCCGAAAAACAAAGAGACAGTGCAACGCCACCTGCTGTCGGCGACGGGTGTGGACGCGCCGGGTGCGAATTGCGGGAACGCCGCCCCCCTGGCGGCCGTGCACGGCACGAAGAGCAATCGGGAGCCGGAAAGCGCTTCGGACGATTCCGGCGACAAGGTCAACGCGAACCGCAGACATGCCGCGCAGGCGAACGGCTCATGCGCAGAACGGGAGCCGCTTCTTGCCGACGACCAAAACGACTTTCA gaCGAAAGCAGAGAACGAAAGACTACAGTGGCAGCCGCTGGGTTCTGACGTGGGGGACAAGAGCAACCAGCCGAAGTGCGAGGCGTACATGATGACCGGCGAGCACATACTTAAAATATCGAACACGACGCAAACACAGAAGATCATACCgaaaaaacagaaaaag GTGGAGAACTTGCGGTACCACAACAGCCACACGCACCATCTACGACATCAACCGCAGGTGACGCAGTACAACAGCAACTCGGTGCCCAACAGTCCGAACGAGATGGAGCTGGGACATCACAGGTCGGCCAGCGCCACCGCCGCAACCGGCAACCACTGCGCCAGCGCCGCCAGTTCGGCGGCCAGTTCGCCCGTCAACGCGAACCGAAAGGACTACTCG CAGCAGcaacagcaacaacaacagcaacagcaCACGCCGACGGACCTGTACACGCACGGCGGCTACGTGCGCAACAGCCGCAGCGAGGACCAGCTCCAGGCCACCATCGACCAGGACCGGTGCCTGCCGGGCGGCGCCGTCCACACGGTGGCCGACTGCGACGAGGACGTGGCCAGCTCGTTGAACACGCTGCTCGACACACGGCCCGAGTCGGCCGGCTCGGGCAGTAGCGGCGCCAAAGATCCGAACGGCGACCGGATCGTGTGGACGTACAACGCGCCTCTCGCCGACCAGCACCGCTTCCAGCACGCCCTGTCGAACGGGTCGAGCTCGTCGCACAGCAACACGTCGCCCACGTCGTCTAGTCCCCTGCACTCCG GTTCTCCAGCATCACCGACGTCCGTGTCTTCCTCCGTAATGTCGAGCCAGTCGGGCTCGCGCAGGCTGCCGCTGCCGCTGTCGAACGGTCCGCACAGCAGCGGCAACGCCCACCACGACTACTCGGAGGCGATCTCGAACATCTCGAGTCCCGATTACCACGAGGAGGACAGCAGCGTGGGCATACGCGACTGCGTGATGGAGATAAGCGACCACAGCGACAGCGACAGCACCCTGCTGGTCAGCGAGCCAAGGCAGAGGccgcagcagcagcagcagcagcagggCAACGACCACCGAATCGTCATACAGGTTAAGGGGCCGGAGAAGGACCGGGGACGGGCTGACGTCTACGGATATCAG GTGTCCGAAATCCACCACTACGTGGACAGCTACGGAGGGGAGTGCGACCAGGGTGAGCTGGGGGACGTGTCGGGTTATCGGCAGGAGAGGACGTCGTCGTCGCCTCAGTCGTCGGAAGACGAGAGCGACGTGGACAGCCTGCACAGCTTCCAATACTCGCCGAAGGCGGTGGACATACCGTCCGCCATCCGGCTGGCCAAACGCCTTTACAGTCTCGACGGTTTCAAGAAGTCGGACGTGTCGCGGCACCTCAGCAAGAACAACGACTTCAGCAG GGCTGTGGCGGAGGAATATGTAAAGTATTTCGAGTTTCAAGACGACACAGTTGACATAGCTTTAAGAAAGTTCCTCAAGCAGTTTTCTCTTACCGGCGAAACGCAAGAGAGGGAAAGGGTTCTGATTCACTTTTCCAAGAGATATTTAGACTGCAATCCAGGTTCTTTCAATTCCCAAG atgCTGTGCATACATTAACATGTGCAATTATGCTGCTTAACACCGACCTGCACGGTCAGAACATAAGCAGAAAAATGACAATATCCGAGTTCATTGACAATTTAGTGGGCCTTAACGAAGGTGAGAACTTCCCCAGGGACGTACTGAAAGCCTTGTACCAAGCCATCAAGAATTACCCCCTCGAATGGGCTCT GGACGAGGAGACGGACGACGGTCGTCTACAGTCAGAAATGACCAACTACGAAACAGTTAACATAGGCGGCAACCCATTCTTAAACATTCCAATGCAGGCGAACGCCATCGACTACAAAAAGGGCTACGTGATGAGGAAGTGCTGTTACGAAGCGAACGCCAAGAGAA GCCTCTGCTGCATTTTTCTAGCACCGTTTCACAAGCGAAGCTGGAAGATGTTCTATTGCACGCTGCGCGATCTTGTTCTGTACCTGCACAAGGACGAGAACGGCTTCCGCAAAAACCAGATGGGCGACAGTCTGCACAACGCGATACGGATACACCACGCCCTCGCCACCAAAGCGAACGACTACACGAAGAAGCAGTACGTGTTCAGGGTCCAGACCGCCGATCAGGCCGAGTACCTATTTCAGACAAG cGACTCGAAGGAGCTACAGTCGTGGATAGACAACATCAACTTCGTGTGTGCGAGCTACTCAGCACCGCCGTTGGAGGCGGCAGTCGGATCTCAAAAGAAATTCCAAAGGCCACTCTTGCCTTGTAGTCACACTAAGTTAAATCTC AGAGAACAACTTGCCGATCATGAGGAGAGAGTATGCAGACTGGAAGCGACATTGGAAGAGCACCGTAAATCGCCGCCGGAGAAGGGTACGAAATCTTTGATTGTGCAGAACTACAAAGAAAAGGAAGCGTATTTAACTTATgag ataaaacGCTACAAAACGTACTCGTACATGCTAAGATCAAAAATCTCG
- the LOC109607730 gene encoding PH and SEC7 domain-containing protein-like isoform X5 yields the protein MADELSVVLNRNENSGSGFGFSLLRKPGVPPIIYDISHDSPAAASGKVEVGDIILKVNEIDVNLFNTKEVLKCLRLSSDPVTLKIKRDPKNKETVQRHLLSATGVDAPGANCGNAAPLAAVHGTKSNREPESASDDSGDKVNANRRHAAQANGSCAEREPLLADDQNDFQTKAENERLQWQPLGSDVGDKSNQPKCEAYMMTGEHILKISNTTQTQKIIPKKQKKVENLRYHNSHTHHLRHQPQVTQYNSNSVPNSPNEMELGHHRSASATAATGNHCASAASSAASSPVNANRKDYSQQQQQQQQQQHTPTDLYTHGGYVRNSRSEDQLQATIDQDRCLPGGAVHTVADCDEDVASSLNTLLDTRPESAGSGSSGAKDPNGDRIVWTYNAPLADQHRFQHALSNGSSSSHSNTSPTSSSPLHSGSPASPTSVSSSVMSSQSGSRRLPLPLSNGPHSSGNAHHDYSEAISNISSPDYHEEDSSVGIRDCVMEISDHSDSDSTLLVSEPRQRPQQQQQQQGNDHRIVIQVKGPEKDRGRADVYGYQVSEIHHYVDSYGGECDQGELGDVSGYRQERTSSSPQSSEDESDVDSLHSFQYSPKAVDIPSAIRLAKRLYSLDGFKKSDVSRHLSKNNDFSRAVAEEYVKYFEFQDDTVDIALRKFLKQFSLTGETQERERVLIHFSKRYLDCNPGSFNSQDAVHTLTCAIMLLNTDLHGQNISRKMTISEFIDNLVGLNEGENFPRDVLKALYQAIKNYPLEWALDEETDDGRLQSEMTNYETVNIGGNPFLNIPMQANAIDYKKGYVMRKCCYEANAKRTPFHKRSWKMFYCTLRDLVLYLHKDENGFRKNQMGDSLHNAIRIHHALATKANDYTKKQYVFRVQTADQAEYLFQTSDSKELQSWIDNINFVCASYSAPPLEAAVGSQKKFQRPLLPCSHTKLNLREQLADHEERVCRLEATLEEHRKSPPEKGTKSLIVQNYKEKEAYLTYEIKRYKTYSYMLRSKISQLPEFGVSLAENSIGEAEEQSLGASSVTLIEGPASGGIVPPPIPDRQTPPTNRYSYRQAIYSRNAAAEGGADADIG from the exons ATGGCTGATGAGTTATCGGTAGTGCTGAACCGTAACGAGAACTCGGGCTCCGGATTCGGTTTCTCGCTGCTGCGTAAGCCCGGGGTGCCGCCAATAATCTACGATATATCGCACGACTCTCCGGCCGCCGCAAGTGGAAAG gtGGAAGTCGgcgatataattttaaaagtaaacgaAATCGACGTCAACTTGTTTAACACGAAAGAAG ttttaaaatgcCTTCGATTATCGTCGGATCCTGTTACGTTAAAAATAAAGCGCG ATCCGAAAAACAAAGAGACAGTGCAACGCCACCTGCTGTCGGCGACGGGTGTGGACGCGCCGGGTGCGAATTGCGGGAACGCCGCCCCCCTGGCGGCCGTGCACGGCACGAAGAGCAATCGGGAGCCGGAAAGCGCTTCGGACGATTCCGGCGACAAGGTCAACGCGAACCGCAGACATGCCGCGCAGGCGAACGGCTCATGCGCAGAACGGGAGCCGCTTCTTGCCGACGACCAAAACGACTTTCA gaCGAAAGCAGAGAACGAAAGACTACAGTGGCAGCCGCTGGGTTCTGACGTGGGGGACAAGAGCAACCAGCCGAAGTGCGAGGCGTACATGATGACCGGCGAGCACATACTTAAAATATCGAACACGACGCAAACACAGAAGATCATACCgaaaaaacagaaaaag GTGGAGAACTTGCGGTACCACAACAGCCACACGCACCATCTACGACATCAACCGCAGGTGACGCAGTACAACAGCAACTCGGTGCCCAACAGTCCGAACGAGATGGAGCTGGGACATCACAGGTCGGCCAGCGCCACCGCCGCAACCGGCAACCACTGCGCCAGCGCCGCCAGTTCGGCGGCCAGTTCGCCCGTCAACGCGAACCGAAAGGACTACTCG CAGCAGcaacagcaacaacaacagcaacagcaCACGCCGACGGACCTGTACACGCACGGCGGCTACGTGCGCAACAGCCGCAGCGAGGACCAGCTCCAGGCCACCATCGACCAGGACCGGTGCCTGCCGGGCGGCGCCGTCCACACGGTGGCCGACTGCGACGAGGACGTGGCCAGCTCGTTGAACACGCTGCTCGACACACGGCCCGAGTCGGCCGGCTCGGGCAGTAGCGGCGCCAAAGATCCGAACGGCGACCGGATCGTGTGGACGTACAACGCGCCTCTCGCCGACCAGCACCGCTTCCAGCACGCCCTGTCGAACGGGTCGAGCTCGTCGCACAGCAACACGTCGCCCACGTCGTCTAGTCCCCTGCACTCCG GTTCTCCAGCATCACCGACGTCCGTGTCTTCCTCCGTAATGTCGAGCCAGTCGGGCTCGCGCAGGCTGCCGCTGCCGCTGTCGAACGGTCCGCACAGCAGCGGCAACGCCCACCACGACTACTCGGAGGCGATCTCGAACATCTCGAGTCCCGATTACCACGAGGAGGACAGCAGCGTGGGCATACGCGACTGCGTGATGGAGATAAGCGACCACAGCGACAGCGACAGCACCCTGCTGGTCAGCGAGCCAAGGCAGAGGccgcagcagcagcagcagcagcagggCAACGACCACCGAATCGTCATACAGGTTAAGGGGCCGGAGAAGGACCGGGGACGGGCTGACGTCTACGGATATCAG GTGTCCGAAATCCACCACTACGTGGACAGCTACGGAGGGGAGTGCGACCAGGGTGAGCTGGGGGACGTGTCGGGTTATCGGCAGGAGAGGACGTCGTCGTCGCCTCAGTCGTCGGAAGACGAGAGCGACGTGGACAGCCTGCACAGCTTCCAATACTCGCCGAAGGCGGTGGACATACCGTCCGCCATCCGGCTGGCCAAACGCCTTTACAGTCTCGACGGTTTCAAGAAGTCGGACGTGTCGCGGCACCTCAGCAAGAACAACGACTTCAGCAG GGCTGTGGCGGAGGAATATGTAAAGTATTTCGAGTTTCAAGACGACACAGTTGACATAGCTTTAAGAAAGTTCCTCAAGCAGTTTTCTCTTACCGGCGAAACGCAAGAGAGGGAAAGGGTTCTGATTCACTTTTCCAAGAGATATTTAGACTGCAATCCAGGTTCTTTCAATTCCCAAG atgCTGTGCATACATTAACATGTGCAATTATGCTGCTTAACACCGACCTGCACGGTCAGAACATAAGCAGAAAAATGACAATATCCGAGTTCATTGACAATTTAGTGGGCCTTAACGAAGGTGAGAACTTCCCCAGGGACGTACTGAAAGCCTTGTACCAAGCCATCAAGAATTACCCCCTCGAATGGGCTCT GGACGAGGAGACGGACGACGGTCGTCTACAGTCAGAAATGACCAACTACGAAACAGTTAACATAGGCGGCAACCCATTCTTAAACATTCCAATGCAGGCGAACGCCATCGACTACAAAAAGGGCTACGTGATGAGGAAGTGCTGTTACGAAGCGAACGCCAAGAGAA CACCGTTTCACAAGCGAAGCTGGAAGATGTTCTATTGCACGCTGCGCGATCTTGTTCTGTACCTGCACAAGGACGAGAACGGCTTCCGCAAAAACCAGATGGGCGACAGTCTGCACAACGCGATACGGATACACCACGCCCTCGCCACCAAAGCGAACGACTACACGAAGAAGCAGTACGTGTTCAGGGTCCAGACCGCCGATCAGGCCGAGTACCTATTTCAGACAAG cGACTCGAAGGAGCTACAGTCGTGGATAGACAACATCAACTTCGTGTGTGCGAGCTACTCAGCACCGCCGTTGGAGGCGGCAGTCGGATCTCAAAAGAAATTCCAAAGGCCACTCTTGCCTTGTAGTCACACTAAGTTAAATCTC AGAGAACAACTTGCCGATCATGAGGAGAGAGTATGCAGACTGGAAGCGACATTGGAAGAGCACCGTAAATCGCCGCCGGAGAAGGGTACGAAATCTTTGATTGTGCAGAACTACAAAGAAAAGGAAGCGTATTTAACTTATgag ataaaacGCTACAAAACGTACTCGTACATGCTAAGATCAAAAATCTCG
- the LOC109607730 gene encoding PH and SEC7 domain-containing protein-like isoform X4, with translation MADELSVVLNRNENSGSGFGFSLLRKPGVPPIIYDISHDSPAAASGKVEVGDIILKVNEIDVNLFNTKEVLKCLRLSSDPVTLKIKRDPKNKETVQRHLLSATGVDAPGANCGNAAPLAAVHGTKSNREPESASDDSGDKVNANRRHAAQANGSCAEREPLLADDQNDFQTKAENERLQWQPLGSDVGDKSNQPKCEAYMMTGEHILKISNTTQTQKIIPKKQKKVENLRYHNSHTHHLRHQPQVTQYNSNSVPNSPNEMELGHHRSASATAATGNHCASAASSAASSPVNANRKDYSQQQQQQQQQQHTPTDLYTHGGYVRNSRSEDQLQATIDQDRCLPGGAVHTVADCDEDVASSLNTLLDTRPESAGSGSSGAKDPNGDRIVWTYNAPLADQHRFQHALSNGSSSSHSNTSPTSSSPLHSASPTSVSSSVMSSQSGSRRLPLPLSNGPHSSGNAHHDYSEAISNISSPDYHEEDSSVGIRDCVMEISDHSDSDSTLLVSEPRQRPQQQQQQQGNDHRIVIQVKGPEKDRGRADVYGYQVSEIHHYVDSYGGECDQGELGDVSGYRQERTSSSPQSSEDESDVDSLHSFQYSPKAVDIPSAIRLAKRLYSLDGFKKSDVSRHLSKNNDFSRAVAEEYVKYFEFQDDTVDIALRKFLKQFSLTGETQERERVLIHFSKRYLDCNPGSFNSQDAVHTLTCAIMLLNTDLHGQNISRKMTISEFIDNLVGLNEGENFPRDVLKALYQAIKNYPLEWALDEETDDGRLQSEMTNYETVNIGGNPFLNIPMQANAIDYKKGYVMRKCCYEANAKRSLCCIFLAPFHKRSWKMFYCTLRDLVLYLHKDENGFRKNQMGDSLHNAIRIHHALATKANDYTKKQYVFRVQTADQAEYLFQTSDSKELQSWIDNINFVCASYSAPPLEAAVGSQKKFQRPLLPCSHTKLNLREQLADHEERVCRLEATLEEHRKSPPEKGTKSLIVQNYKEKEAYLTYEIKRYKTYSYMLRSKISQLPEFGVSLAENSIGEAEEQSLGASSVTLIEGPASGGIVPPPIPDRQTPPTNRYSYRQAIYSRNAAAEGGADADIG, from the exons ATGGCTGATGAGTTATCGGTAGTGCTGAACCGTAACGAGAACTCGGGCTCCGGATTCGGTTTCTCGCTGCTGCGTAAGCCCGGGGTGCCGCCAATAATCTACGATATATCGCACGACTCTCCGGCCGCCGCAAGTGGAAAG gtGGAAGTCGgcgatataattttaaaagtaaacgaAATCGACGTCAACTTGTTTAACACGAAAGAAG ttttaaaatgcCTTCGATTATCGTCGGATCCTGTTACGTTAAAAATAAAGCGCG ATCCGAAAAACAAAGAGACAGTGCAACGCCACCTGCTGTCGGCGACGGGTGTGGACGCGCCGGGTGCGAATTGCGGGAACGCCGCCCCCCTGGCGGCCGTGCACGGCACGAAGAGCAATCGGGAGCCGGAAAGCGCTTCGGACGATTCCGGCGACAAGGTCAACGCGAACCGCAGACATGCCGCGCAGGCGAACGGCTCATGCGCAGAACGGGAGCCGCTTCTTGCCGACGACCAAAACGACTTTCA gaCGAAAGCAGAGAACGAAAGACTACAGTGGCAGCCGCTGGGTTCTGACGTGGGGGACAAGAGCAACCAGCCGAAGTGCGAGGCGTACATGATGACCGGCGAGCACATACTTAAAATATCGAACACGACGCAAACACAGAAGATCATACCgaaaaaacagaaaaag GTGGAGAACTTGCGGTACCACAACAGCCACACGCACCATCTACGACATCAACCGCAGGTGACGCAGTACAACAGCAACTCGGTGCCCAACAGTCCGAACGAGATGGAGCTGGGACATCACAGGTCGGCCAGCGCCACCGCCGCAACCGGCAACCACTGCGCCAGCGCCGCCAGTTCGGCGGCCAGTTCGCCCGTCAACGCGAACCGAAAGGACTACTCG CAGCAGcaacagcaacaacaacagcaacagcaCACGCCGACGGACCTGTACACGCACGGCGGCTACGTGCGCAACAGCCGCAGCGAGGACCAGCTCCAGGCCACCATCGACCAGGACCGGTGCCTGCCGGGCGGCGCCGTCCACACGGTGGCCGACTGCGACGAGGACGTGGCCAGCTCGTTGAACACGCTGCTCGACACACGGCCCGAGTCGGCCGGCTCGGGCAGTAGCGGCGCCAAAGATCCGAACGGCGACCGGATCGTGTGGACGTACAACGCGCCTCTCGCCGACCAGCACCGCTTCCAGCACGCCCTGTCGAACGGGTCGAGCTCGTCGCACAGCAACACGTCGCCCACGTCGTCTAGTCCCCTGCACTCCG CATCACCGACGTCCGTGTCTTCCTCCGTAATGTCGAGCCAGTCGGGCTCGCGCAGGCTGCCGCTGCCGCTGTCGAACGGTCCGCACAGCAGCGGCAACGCCCACCACGACTACTCGGAGGCGATCTCGAACATCTCGAGTCCCGATTACCACGAGGAGGACAGCAGCGTGGGCATACGCGACTGCGTGATGGAGATAAGCGACCACAGCGACAGCGACAGCACCCTGCTGGTCAGCGAGCCAAGGCAGAGGccgcagcagcagcagcagcagcagggCAACGACCACCGAATCGTCATACAGGTTAAGGGGCCGGAGAAGGACCGGGGACGGGCTGACGTCTACGGATATCAG GTGTCCGAAATCCACCACTACGTGGACAGCTACGGAGGGGAGTGCGACCAGGGTGAGCTGGGGGACGTGTCGGGTTATCGGCAGGAGAGGACGTCGTCGTCGCCTCAGTCGTCGGAAGACGAGAGCGACGTGGACAGCCTGCACAGCTTCCAATACTCGCCGAAGGCGGTGGACATACCGTCCGCCATCCGGCTGGCCAAACGCCTTTACAGTCTCGACGGTTTCAAGAAGTCGGACGTGTCGCGGCACCTCAGCAAGAACAACGACTTCAGCAG GGCTGTGGCGGAGGAATATGTAAAGTATTTCGAGTTTCAAGACGACACAGTTGACATAGCTTTAAGAAAGTTCCTCAAGCAGTTTTCTCTTACCGGCGAAACGCAAGAGAGGGAAAGGGTTCTGATTCACTTTTCCAAGAGATATTTAGACTGCAATCCAGGTTCTTTCAATTCCCAAG atgCTGTGCATACATTAACATGTGCAATTATGCTGCTTAACACCGACCTGCACGGTCAGAACATAAGCAGAAAAATGACAATATCCGAGTTCATTGACAATTTAGTGGGCCTTAACGAAGGTGAGAACTTCCCCAGGGACGTACTGAAAGCCTTGTACCAAGCCATCAAGAATTACCCCCTCGAATGGGCTCT GGACGAGGAGACGGACGACGGTCGTCTACAGTCAGAAATGACCAACTACGAAACAGTTAACATAGGCGGCAACCCATTCTTAAACATTCCAATGCAGGCGAACGCCATCGACTACAAAAAGGGCTACGTGATGAGGAAGTGCTGTTACGAAGCGAACGCCAAGAGAA GCCTCTGCTGCATTTTTCTAGCACCGTTTCACAAGCGAAGCTGGAAGATGTTCTATTGCACGCTGCGCGATCTTGTTCTGTACCTGCACAAGGACGAGAACGGCTTCCGCAAAAACCAGATGGGCGACAGTCTGCACAACGCGATACGGATACACCACGCCCTCGCCACCAAAGCGAACGACTACACGAAGAAGCAGTACGTGTTCAGGGTCCAGACCGCCGATCAGGCCGAGTACCTATTTCAGACAAG cGACTCGAAGGAGCTACAGTCGTGGATAGACAACATCAACTTCGTGTGTGCGAGCTACTCAGCACCGCCGTTGGAGGCGGCAGTCGGATCTCAAAAGAAATTCCAAAGGCCACTCTTGCCTTGTAGTCACACTAAGTTAAATCTC AGAGAACAACTTGCCGATCATGAGGAGAGAGTATGCAGACTGGAAGCGACATTGGAAGAGCACCGTAAATCGCCGCCGGAGAAGGGTACGAAATCTTTGATTGTGCAGAACTACAAAGAAAAGGAAGCGTATTTAACTTATgag ataaaacGCTACAAAACGTACTCGTACATGCTAAGATCAAAAATCTCG